In Rutidosis leptorrhynchoides isolate AG116_Rl617_1_P2 chromosome 2, CSIRO_AGI_Rlap_v1, whole genome shotgun sequence, one genomic interval encodes:
- the LOC139888844 gene encoding uncharacterized protein translates to MEMGSYHHGFDDEVTQTLKGNDMIWVIVDRLTKSAHFLAATETTSLSRLAQMYLNEIVLRHEIPLSIVFDRDSRFVSNFWKNSQQNLEICVNLSSAYHPQNNGQKAGEKQFDGPEIVQQTAEKVAIAREKLKAARDRQKMYADPRRRPLTFLVVELVYLKVSPWKGLIRFGKRGKLAPRYIGPFRIRKLVNDQTVMLDLPPELLGIHDTFNVCYLRKCKVYDKRQILPLQDLKVDMNKKLGEEPVKILDRKVTKLRKKQITMVLVEWKHSLGSNLTWKTVDIINSRYPYMFDNDQILRTESS, encoded by the exons atggaaatgggatcatatcacCATGGATTTGATGACGAAGTTACCCAAACCCTGAAAGGGAACGATATGATCTGGGTAATAGTCGACCGACTAACCAAGAGCGCACATTTCTTGGCCGCCACTGAAACAACTTCTTTGAGTAGGTTGGCACAAATGTATCTGAATGAGATAGTATTGCGTCACGAGATTCCTTTATCTATCGTGTTTGATCGAGATTCAAGATTTGTATCTAACTTTTGGAAGAATTCACAGCAGAATCTGGAAATTTGTGTGAATTTGAGTTCAGCATATCATCCTCAGAataatggtcaaa AGGCAGGAGAAAAACAGTTTGATGGACCGGAAATAGTTCAACAGACCGCTGAAAAAGTAGCAATTGCTCGAGAAAAGCTAAAAGCTGCAAGagacaggcagaaaatgtatgctgatccgcgtcgaCGACCATTAACTTTTCTAGTAGTTGAACTAGTTTATttgaaagtttcaccatggaaagggttAATTCGTTTTGGTAAACGTGGAAAGTTAGCACCTCGCTATATTGGGCCTTTTCGTATCAGGAAATTGGTAAACGATCAAACTGTAATGTTAGACCTCCCACCAGAATTGTTAGGTATTCATGATACCTTCAACGTATGCTACCTTCGTAAGTGTAAGGTATATGACAAACGTCAAATTCTTCCTCTGCAAGATCTGAAGGTGGATATGAATAAAAAGTTAGGTGAGGAACCCGTTAAAATATTAGATAGAAAAGTCACCAAGCTTCGAAAGAAACAGATTACTATGGTGTTGGTAGAATGGAAACATAGTTTAGGATCGAATTTAACCTGGAAAACAGTAGATATAATAAACTCTAGATACCCTTACATGTTCGATAatgaccagattctgaggacggaatcttcttaa